A portion of the Bacillus sp. es.034 genome contains these proteins:
- a CDS encoding nucleoside 2-deoxyribosyltransferase yields MNFYIGSSFANTDLVRYVSARLEEKGFIHTYDWTRNDRASTVKDLQHIGQNEKDAITESNVVIIMLPGGKGSHVELGIALGLGKRIILYSPNGEVHDLANTTTFYHLHEVEKCSGSIEELLEYVLESRIYSANE; encoded by the coding sequence ATGAATTTTTATATTGGTTCAAGTTTTGCAAATACGGATCTTGTGCGATATGTAAGTGCCCGGTTAGAAGAAAAAGGCTTTATCCATACATATGATTGGACCAGGAATGATCGCGCATCAACAGTGAAAGACCTTCAGCATATCGGACAGAATGAAAAAGATGCCATCACTGAATCAAATGTGGTCATCATCATGCTCCCTGGTGGAAAAGGAAGTCACGTCGAACTGGGAATAGCGCTTGGCCTTGGAAAACGGATCATCTTGTATTCTCCCAATGGTGAGGTACATGATCTTGCAAACACGACTACATTTTACCACTTACATGAGGTGGAAAAGTGTTCGGGAAGTATAGAGGAATTATTAGAATATGTTCTAGAAAGCCGAATTTACAGCGCAAATGAATAA
- a CDS encoding GHKL domain-containing protein — MKIYWLILSLVAFIHIHAFLTNLQWNLPLYFIYAAVFFVTYLCYKKTSKQSFGFDQKWSNLLSLTQLFLLLPYLIIGSTWLPAVFFMIFIGIEWVRWDVSTKFKGLKNDVEQFEMERLHLSETFRVVRSERHDFLKHISSIHYMLEHQHHEEAAAYLDELVDDYEETNLSIKGERGSVAGILHQMYNRGKACGVTMIYDVDMPLSTLPLPDKKIVSLLGNLLSNSIEASAQWLEHYNNQASVNLQFYRRSGLYMLVCKNPSLQISPSILDELYQSYGHTTKEGHEGLGTKIIQETVKEYNGYLDFVYKEEEFTVKIKIPAIH; from the coding sequence ATGAAAATTTATTGGTTAATTCTTTCCCTAGTTGCGTTTATACACATACACGCATTTTTAACGAACCTACAATGGAATCTGCCTCTTTATTTCATTTATGCAGCAGTCTTTTTCGTAACATATCTGTGTTATAAAAAAACGAGCAAACAGTCTTTTGGATTCGATCAAAAATGGAGTAACCTGCTTTCCCTCACACAACTATTTCTGTTACTTCCGTATTTGATCATTGGATCAACATGGTTACCAGCGGTCTTTTTCATGATTTTTATCGGGATTGAGTGGGTCAGATGGGATGTTTCCACCAAATTTAAGGGGCTTAAGAATGATGTTGAGCAGTTCGAAATGGAACGACTTCATTTATCCGAAACATTTCGGGTTGTACGAAGTGAGCGGCATGATTTCCTCAAACATATTTCGTCAATTCACTATATGCTCGAACATCAACATCACGAAGAGGCAGCTGCCTATCTAGACGAATTGGTGGACGATTATGAAGAAACCAACCTTTCTATTAAAGGGGAACGTGGAAGTGTGGCCGGAATTCTCCACCAGATGTACAATCGAGGAAAGGCCTGCGGGGTAACGATGATATATGATGTGGATATGCCCCTTTCCACATTACCCCTCCCAGATAAGAAGATTGTGTCACTCCTTGGGAATCTGCTGTCCAACAGTATAGAGGCTTCCGCCCAATGGCTTGAACATTACAATAATCAAGCAAGCGTCAACCTTCAGTTTTATAGACGAAGCGGTCTTTATATGCTGGTTTGCAAGAACCCTTCCCTCCAGATATCACCATCGATCCTTGATGAGCTGTATCAAAGCTACGGACATACAACAAAGGAAGGCCACGAAGGTCTTGGCACCAAGATCATTCAAGAAACCGTGAAAGAATACAATGGTTATCTGGATTTTGTTTATAAGGAAGAAGAATTCACGGTGAAAATCAAAATTCCGGCGATTCATTAG
- the helD gene encoding RNA polymerase recycling motor HelD: protein MKSDIRLEQKRVDDVIDTIMRQIETLETETGRRKEEVAETRNHFWDEVKVNTDTFDDFLETVIALRQQAQSLTVSESTHKQALKKLSALHRMKGKPYFGRIDFTEEGESTERVYIGISTLTDQTGDDFLIYDWRAPISSVYYDYPPGQAEYTTPGGIIRGVVESKWQYIIRDGVIQSMFDTSLTIGDEILQEVLGKRTNNHMHSIVATIQQKQNQIIRHDHGRLLIVQGAAGSGKTSAALQRIAYLLYKYRETLKADQIVLFSPNSMFNSYVSQVLPELGEENMEQVTFQEYLDHRLSMEFQVEGPYDQLEYVLRKEDNPQTYETRTSSIPFKASTDFFEAIKSYRKSLEDSGMKFKGIKFRGKTILSAEEITERFYSCDISLRFHNRLEKLTEWLNSQIDQAEKQERMEPWVEEAIELMSNEQYHKARKYFRKRNIVDDYEVEYEALRRLVVRKRCKKLRKWIKTLQYVDVKGVYQQIFTDPLIIRSLISKKTPEKWEYICRSTLNMLDEEKLYYEDATPFLLLKELILGFQTNTSIKHVLIDEAQDYSPFQFEFIKRLFPSAKLTVLGDFNQAIFAHANEHVDFSKLTELYGPDETDQINLTESYRSTKPIIDFTRRLVPGGDHISAFERDGEKPVITTVTDHDDLHDQMTGTIENWRAHGYHSIAVICKTAAESERVFGSLNHVENLKLMKSVSLEYEQGVVVIPAYLAKGIEFDAVIIYNADSYGEENLRRLFYTACTRAMHELKLYSIGKPTHFIQA from the coding sequence ATGAAATCTGACATTAGGCTTGAGCAAAAGCGAGTGGACGATGTGATTGATACCATCATGCGACAGATCGAAACCCTGGAAACCGAAACAGGAAGGCGCAAGGAGGAAGTGGCGGAGACCCGAAATCATTTCTGGGATGAAGTAAAGGTAAACACAGATACCTTCGATGACTTTCTGGAAACCGTTATTGCTTTAAGGCAGCAGGCGCAATCGTTGACGGTTTCGGAGAGTACTCACAAACAGGCACTTAAAAAATTATCGGCATTGCACAGGATGAAAGGGAAGCCCTATTTCGGCCGGATCGATTTCACGGAAGAAGGAGAATCCACTGAAAGGGTTTATATCGGGATATCGACCCTAACTGACCAAACGGGGGATGACTTTCTTATTTATGATTGGCGGGCGCCCATTTCAAGTGTTTATTACGATTATCCACCAGGGCAGGCAGAATACACCACTCCGGGGGGCATCATCCGTGGGGTCGTGGAAAGCAAGTGGCAATATATCATCAGGGATGGTGTGATTCAGTCCATGTTCGATACGAGCCTCACGATCGGGGATGAGATTTTACAAGAGGTACTTGGTAAAAGAACAAACAATCACATGCATAGCATCGTCGCCACGATCCAACAGAAGCAGAATCAGATTATCAGGCATGATCACGGCAGGCTTCTCATTGTTCAAGGAGCAGCAGGAAGTGGTAAAACATCGGCTGCCCTGCAGCGTATCGCGTACTTACTATATAAATATAGGGAAACCTTGAAAGCGGATCAAATCGTTTTGTTCTCACCAAACTCTATGTTCAACAGTTATGTTTCTCAAGTTCTGCCTGAACTTGGAGAAGAAAACATGGAGCAGGTGACTTTCCAGGAGTATTTGGACCACCGATTAAGCATGGAATTTCAGGTGGAAGGTCCTTATGATCAACTCGAGTACGTGTTGAGGAAGGAGGATAACCCTCAAACGTATGAAACACGTACGTCGAGCATCCCATTCAAAGCATCTACAGATTTCTTTGAAGCAATCAAATCATATAGGAAATCCTTAGAGGATTCAGGGATGAAGTTTAAAGGAATTAAGTTCAGGGGAAAGACGATTCTCTCCGCTGAAGAAATCACCGAGCGTTTCTATTCATGTGACATATCGCTTCGTTTCCATAATAGGCTTGAAAAGCTGACTGAATGGCTTAACAGTCAAATCGATCAAGCGGAGAAACAAGAACGGATGGAGCCTTGGGTGGAAGAAGCCATTGAATTGATGAGCAATGAGCAATACCATAAGGCACGTAAGTATTTTAGGAAGAGAAATATCGTCGATGATTACGAAGTAGAGTACGAAGCATTGAGAAGATTGGTTGTACGGAAAAGGTGCAAGAAGCTCCGTAAATGGATCAAGACACTCCAATATGTGGATGTAAAAGGTGTGTATCAACAGATCTTTACAGACCCTTTGATCATTCGTTCATTAATAAGTAAGAAAACACCGGAAAAATGGGAATATATCTGCCGGTCTACATTGAATATGCTTGACGAGGAGAAACTGTATTACGAAGATGCGACCCCATTCTTACTATTAAAAGAACTGATTCTCGGTTTCCAAACGAATACTTCCATTAAGCATGTACTCATCGACGAAGCACAGGATTACTCTCCGTTTCAATTTGAATTCATCAAGAGGCTGTTTCCTTCAGCCAAATTGACCGTACTCGGAGATTTTAATCAGGCGATCTTTGCTCATGCAAATGAACATGTTGATTTCAGTAAGCTGACAGAATTGTATGGTCCGGATGAAACAGATCAGATTAACCTGACCGAGAGCTACCGGTCCACTAAACCAATCATAGATTTTACACGAAGGCTGGTTCCCGGCGGGGATCATATTTCCGCATTCGAACGGGATGGAGAAAAACCTGTCATAACGACAGTCACGGACCATGATGACCTGCACGATCAAATGACCGGAACGATTGAGAATTGGAGGGCCCATGGGTACCATTCAATCGCGGTCATATGCAAAACGGCTGCAGAAAGTGAGCGGGTATTTGGTTCATTAAACCATGTAGAGAACCTTAAACTCATGAAAAGCGTCTCCCTCGAATATGAACAAGGCGTTGTAGTCATACCTGCCTACTTAGCCAAAGGAATCGAATTCGACGCCGTCATCATTTACAACGCCGATTCATATGGTGAAGAAAATCTCCGAAGACTATTCTACACCGCATGCACACGGGCCATGCACGAACTTAAGCTCTACAGCATCGGCAAACCAACCCACTTTATCCAAGCATAG
- a CDS encoding serine hydrolase domain-containing protein codes for MKPQTINFDKKLKDYQVAGVSMAIIEGACISKTDCFGFLETGTNRRVEHETIFHGCSISKFFTSMLVMTLSERGILGIDRNINGYLKSWKVPVNSFGIITLRHLLSHHSGIVDPEGCFSELIPLFDTPSMVEILEGKTPYCNIPIEVKYKPGSEFSYSDAGYCIIQLVIEDVMGKAFEEVMEEYFFLPLRLNNSTYQLPSSKEQFSCGHTKDGGLVTGKYPIYPYPAASGLWTTPTDVALLVIELMNAIKGESNQFSTNCAKEMITPQFGKEWMGLGVFRDTNEKGMEVSSLGWGVGFQSMMVAYPDEESGLVIMTNTDTGFHQLKGLIGDVYRAYY; via the coding sequence ATGAAACCACAAACGATCAACTTTGATAAAAAATTGAAAGATTACCAGGTAGCCGGAGTCAGCATGGCTATAATTGAAGGTGCCTGTATAAGTAAAACCGACTGCTTTGGTTTCCTGGAGACGGGAACAAATAGACGAGTGGAACATGAGACAATCTTTCATGGGTGTTCAATCAGTAAGTTTTTTACCTCCATGTTAGTGATGACTCTTTCTGAGCGGGGCATTCTGGGTATAGATAGGAATATTAACGGATACCTGAAATCATGGAAAGTTCCAGTGAATTCTTTTGGAATCATAACTTTGAGGCATTTACTCAGTCACCATTCAGGGATTGTGGATCCCGAAGGCTGTTTTTCTGAACTCATACCTCTATTCGATACTCCTTCCATGGTCGAAATATTGGAAGGCAAAACACCCTATTGTAATATACCCATCGAAGTGAAATATAAGCCCGGAAGCGAATTTTCCTATTCCGATGCCGGGTACTGTATCATCCAGCTTGTGATAGAGGATGTAATGGGAAAGGCATTTGAAGAGGTAATGGAAGAATATTTTTTTCTGCCCCTACGATTAAATAATAGTACTTATCAGCTGCCATCATCCAAAGAACAGTTTTCATGCGGCCATACCAAGGATGGTGGATTGGTAACAGGAAAATACCCAATATACCCCTATCCTGCAGCTTCGGGATTATGGACCACCCCAACTGATGTGGCACTTTTGGTTATTGAACTAATGAATGCAATCAAAGGCGAAAGTAATCAGTTCTCTACAAACTGCGCTAAAGAAATGATAACACCTCAATTTGGTAAAGAGTGGATGGGGCTTGGTGTTTTTCGTGATACGAATGAGAAAGGGATGGAAGTATCATCACTTGGATGGGGAGTCGGCTTTCAAAGTATGATGGTTGCATATCCTGATGAAGAATCGGGTCTGGTGATCATGACGAATACAGATACAGGTTTTCATCAGCTTAAGGGGCTCATTGGTGACGTATACAGAGCATATTATTAA
- a CDS encoding DUF421 domain-containing protein, whose protein sequence is MDLFEMIARSTASFLVLLLVARLLGRKQLSQLTFFNYITGITIGSIAADIAGESKTPFFEGLTSLVWWSVLTLLVGYIGLKSPRARVVMDGQPVIVMKDGKILEDTLGKHHLNMDDLSMLLREKNVFSTNEVDTAIFEPDGKLTVFLKSGNQPLTKKDQDIITGKPTYIPTELIVDGNILYTNLKEVGISEEWLRNQLNYFQVKLQDVF, encoded by the coding sequence GTGGATTTATTTGAAATGATTGCCCGTTCCACTGCAAGCTTCCTGGTTCTCCTCCTTGTCGCCCGTTTGCTCGGAAGAAAACAATTGAGCCAGTTAACTTTTTTTAACTATATTACCGGGATAACCATTGGTTCCATAGCAGCAGACATTGCAGGTGAATCGAAGACGCCTTTTTTTGAAGGGCTGACCAGCCTTGTGTGGTGGAGTGTCTTAACGCTCCTGGTTGGATATATCGGACTCAAATCACCGAGGGCACGGGTAGTGATGGATGGGCAGCCGGTCATTGTCATGAAGGATGGTAAAATTCTTGAAGATACGTTAGGGAAACATCATCTGAATATGGACGATTTGAGCATGCTACTAAGAGAAAAAAATGTTTTTTCTACTAACGAAGTCGACACGGCCATTTTCGAACCTGATGGGAAATTGACCGTATTTTTAAAATCCGGTAATCAACCATTAACTAAAAAGGATCAGGATATCATTACCGGTAAACCTACTTACATACCAACAGAATTAATCGTCGATGGGAATATTCTTTATACTAACTTAAAGGAAGTGGGTATATCAGAAGAGTGGCTTCGAAATCAGTTGAACTACTTCCAAGTGAAACTTCAAGATGTATTTTAA
- a CDS encoding ATP-binding cassette domain-containing protein: MIHIHEVTKQFKDKTKYVTALKHVSLSIQKGEVVGLLGENGAGKTTLLRTIATLLTPTEGSIEVAGHDTLKEPNEIKTKIGVLFGGETGLYDRLTARENLQYFARLYGLSKHETKVRIDDLSRMFGMRDYLDRRVGGFSKGMRQKVAIARTLIHNPEIILFDEPTTGLDITSSNVFRQLVHQLKREGKTILFSSHIMEEVSMLCDKVAMMHKGELVYQGDIEELYKTEKSRDLNYIFMSKLVRGDENYAS, from the coding sequence TTGATTCATATACATGAAGTCACAAAACAGTTTAAAGATAAGACAAAATATGTAACCGCACTAAAACATGTATCTCTTTCAATTCAAAAAGGTGAAGTGGTCGGGCTGTTAGGCGAAAATGGTGCCGGAAAGACGACGCTTCTTAGGACGATTGCAACCTTATTGACACCAACCGAGGGTTCAATTGAAGTCGCTGGTCACGATACCCTCAAGGAACCAAACGAAATCAAAACCAAAATCGGTGTTTTATTTGGAGGGGAAACCGGTTTATATGACCGATTAACTGCTAGGGAGAATCTTCAATACTTTGCTCGTTTATACGGATTAAGCAAACATGAAACAAAGGTGAGAATCGACGACCTTTCCAGGATGTTCGGGATGAGGGACTATCTTGACAGGCGGGTGGGAGGTTTCTCCAAAGGGATGCGTCAGAAGGTTGCCATTGCCAGAACACTGATTCATAATCCCGAGATCATTTTGTTTGACGAACCGACGACCGGTCTCGACATTACTTCATCAAATGTCTTCCGCCAACTTGTACATCAATTGAAACGGGAAGGAAAGACCATCCTCTTCTCCAGTCACATCATGGAAGAAGTCTCCATGCTATGTGACAAAGTAGCCATGATGCATAAAGGGGAATTGGTGTACCAGGGGGATATCGAAGAATTATATAAGACTGAAAAGAGCAGGGATCTTAATTATATCTTTATGAGTAAACTAGTGAGAGGAGATGAAAATTATGCTTCTTAG
- a CDS encoding nuclear transport factor 2 family protein — protein MEVSESYSRSIKEIAVSFLERVASGDVRGAFEDYTGNDFCHHNPYFRGDPESLMLAMEDNAVKNPDKRFEVKRAMADEETVAVHSHVRQNPGDPGAVVVHIFRFQHGRIVELWDIGQPIPEDPVNENGVF, from the coding sequence ATGGAAGTGTCTGAATCATATTCAAGGTCCATAAAAGAAATAGCTGTTTCATTTCTGGAACGAGTGGCGTCAGGGGATGTCCGGGGAGCGTTTGAAGATTATACAGGAAATGATTTTTGTCATCACAACCCCTATTTTCGTGGTGACCCGGAATCGCTCATGCTCGCCATGGAAGACAATGCCGTAAAAAATCCCGATAAGAGGTTTGAAGTGAAACGAGCGATGGCAGATGAAGAGACAGTAGCGGTTCATTCCCATGTAAGGCAGAATCCCGGGGATCCAGGGGCAGTGGTTGTCCACATTTTTCGATTCCAACATGGAAGAATCGTAGAATTATGGGACATAGGTCAACCGATTCCGGAAGATCCAGTAAACGAAAATGGGGTTTTTTAG
- a CDS encoding kinase, translating to MNSYLDLLKSVGAQNVDSRFLLGIDGLSRSGKTTLVQQLSFALEKEERPYQIFHLDDFIVERERRYHTGLEEWKEYFHLQWDVEWLSTHFFQKLKKVEQITLPFYDGSTDTHENKTIPLSKEGLIIIEGVFLQREEWKLFFDKIIYLDCPRETRFNRESNETRKNISKFKERYWKAEEYYINRYQPAEMADIVIPS from the coding sequence ATGAATTCGTATTTGGATTTGTTGAAGAGTGTGGGTGCCCAGAATGTTGATTCGAGGTTTCTGTTGGGGATAGACGGATTAAGTCGTTCGGGGAAAACAACTTTGGTTCAACAATTAAGCTTTGCATTAGAGAAAGAAGAACGTCCCTATCAAATTTTTCATCTGGATGATTTTATCGTTGAACGGGAACGCCGTTATCATACTGGTTTAGAAGAATGGAAGGAATATTTTCATCTGCAATGGGATGTTGAATGGCTTTCCACTCATTTCTTTCAAAAGCTGAAGAAAGTGGAACAGATCACTCTCCCTTTTTATGACGGATCAACGGACACTCATGAAAACAAGACTATTCCCCTATCCAAAGAAGGATTGATCATCATAGAAGGAGTATTCCTTCAGCGGGAGGAATGGAAGCTTTTTTTTGATAAGATTATCTATTTGGATTGCCCGAGGGAGACCCGGTTTAACCGCGAATCTAATGAAACGAGAAAGAATATTTCAAAATTCAAGGAAAGATATTGGAAGGCAGAAGAATACTACATCAATCGGTATCAACCTGCAGAGATGGCTGATATCGTTATACCTTCATAA
- a CDS encoding metallophosphoesterase, whose product MKKIKRVTLPSQGRVIVISDIHGELNLFTKLLQEVNFSSEDHLFINGDLCEKGSNSKGTVRYIMDLIKTNPNVHVTEGNCDTVVEDLLEENPKLMNYIRSRKHSVLKEWLDEVGFELKEDTAVQEVKDILTQHFSHEIEWLMELPTAIETDDYIFVHAGLDDRGDWRETDRISAITMPAFLEKSHQTGKYVIVGHWPVVNYSSDIPSNNPIVNEGKKIIAIDGGNVIKSTGQLNAFIIHRKKNGDSYSQIYTDHHQTCEVVKGYISDPIMSGSISYPNYELIPLQPSEHFTLCKQVGTDDQLYVKNEYIHQSEEGTYSAKTDLSCAQISVDYGDIISVVDSSCRGYDLIKKNGKEGWVPKDVLTVKQPGPIPVV is encoded by the coding sequence TTGAAGAAAATAAAAAGAGTGACATTACCAAGTCAAGGCAGAGTCATAGTAATCTCGGACATTCACGGAGAACTGAATCTTTTTACCAAACTGTTACAAGAAGTAAATTTCAGTTCAGAAGACCATCTATTCATTAACGGTGATCTTTGTGAAAAAGGAAGCAATAGTAAAGGCACTGTCCGATATATCATGGATTTAATAAAGACGAACCCGAACGTCCATGTAACGGAAGGGAATTGCGACACTGTGGTGGAAGATCTTCTTGAAGAGAACCCTAAATTGATGAATTACATCAGATCAAGAAAACATTCCGTATTAAAGGAGTGGCTTGATGAAGTAGGGTTTGAACTAAAAGAAGATACTGCGGTTCAGGAGGTGAAGGATATACTCACTCAACATTTCTCTCATGAAATCGAGTGGCTGATGGAATTGCCGACTGCAATTGAGACAGACGACTATATTTTCGTTCATGCAGGTCTTGATGATCGTGGGGATTGGAGAGAAACGGATCGAATATCTGCGATCACGATGCCAGCATTCCTGGAGAAATCACATCAAACAGGGAAATATGTCATTGTTGGCCATTGGCCCGTTGTCAACTATTCCAGTGACATTCCTTCCAATAATCCGATTGTAAATGAAGGTAAGAAAATCATCGCCATTGACGGTGGGAATGTCATTAAATCGACAGGTCAGTTAAATGCATTTATCATACATAGAAAAAAGAACGGGGACAGTTATTCCCAAATCTATACAGATCATCACCAAACATGTGAAGTAGTGAAGGGTTACATATCGGACCCGATCATGTCGGGATCCATTTCCTACCCAAACTATGAATTGATACCTCTTCAACCATCTGAGCACTTTACACTGTGCAAACAAGTTGGAACGGATGATCAATTATATGTTAAAAATGAGTACATTCATCAAAGTGAAGAGGGAACGTATTCGGCAAAAACGGATCTTTCATGTGCGCAGATCTCTGTGGATTATGGAGATATCATATCGGTTGTTGATAGTAGTTGCAGGGGTTATGACTTAATTAAGAAAAATGGGAAAGAGGGATGGGTACCTAAAGATGTCCTCACAGTGAAACAACCTGGTCCGATTCCCGTTGTTTAA
- a CDS encoding DinB family protein: MEYKIETKKGYSPQISYLVSQMDYARKTTLDSVRGLTPADLDFLPCEGANSIGALLLHMAAVEKGFQIEIFDGRRPNEQEMAEWGAAYTLGEEGRKNIKGNPLEFYLTKLDEVRKKTFQEFSERNDEWLFESRLWDNQSSNHYFIWFHVFEDEINHRGQIRLIRRILSEKNKF, encoded by the coding sequence ATGGAATATAAAATAGAAACAAAAAAGGGTTATAGTCCTCAAATCAGTTACCTCGTCTCCCAGATGGACTATGCCAGAAAAACCACATTGGACAGTGTGAGAGGGTTAACCCCCGCTGATCTGGATTTTTTACCGTGCGAAGGTGCTAACAGTATTGGGGCACTATTGCTGCACATGGCGGCGGTAGAAAAAGGGTTTCAAATAGAAATATTCGATGGGAGAAGGCCCAACGAACAGGAAATGGCTGAATGGGGTGCAGCCTATACGCTTGGAGAGGAAGGTCGAAAGAATATTAAGGGGAATCCTCTAGAATTTTATCTGACAAAACTTGATGAGGTCAGAAAGAAAACATTCCAAGAGTTTTCCGAACGTAATGATGAATGGCTCTTTGAAAGCAGATTATGGGATAATCAGTCTTCCAACCATTATTTCATCTGGTTTCATGTATTCGAGGATGAGATTAATCACAGGGGTCAAATCAGGTTGATTAGAAGGATACTCTCTGAAAAGAATAAATTCTGA
- a CDS encoding LytTR family DNA-binding domain-containing protein, protein MKIGLVDDRMIDLDKLNGIVSRAEGLEIVFSTTSAEEAYEQIKKETIDVLIADIEMPHLSGYELADIIHSHALNISVIFVTANSGYAVHAFELNVHDYIMKPYTNDRLMKSIERLMEKSRTAELKGRLYLKQKNDIHIIQKKDIVFIERSGRSTTIYTKEERIKTYLTLNELEGELRERDFIRSHRSFIINIHYVKNFSLYAKNSYVISFEGIEAQAMITKEKVEYLQQHYF, encoded by the coding sequence ATGAAGATTGGTCTCGTAGACGATCGAATGATTGACTTAGATAAATTAAATGGCATCGTTTCCCGTGCCGAGGGTCTGGAAATCGTCTTTTCCACCACCTCCGCCGAGGAAGCCTATGAACAAATCAAGAAAGAAACCATCGACGTATTGATTGCTGATATTGAGATGCCCCATTTATCTGGATATGAATTGGCAGACATCATCCACTCACACGCTCTCAATATATCGGTGATCTTCGTGACGGCAAACAGTGGATATGCTGTCCACGCCTTTGAATTGAACGTCCATGACTATATTATGAAGCCCTATACAAATGATCGCCTGATGAAATCCATTGAGCGTCTTATGGAAAAGTCCAGAACGGCAGAATTGAAGGGCCGGCTCTATTTAAAGCAAAAAAATGATATACATATCATTCAAAAGAAAGATATCGTCTTCATTGAAAGATCTGGCCGATCAACGACGATTTACACGAAAGAGGAAAGGATCAAAACCTATCTGACCTTGAATGAATTAGAAGGAGAATTAAGGGAAAGGGATTTCATCCGTTCCCATCGTTCCTTCATCATCAACATACACTATGTAAAGAATTTCTCTCTCTATGCGAAGAATTCATATGTGATTTCATTTGAAGGAATCGAGGCACAGGCAATGATCACAAAGGAAAAAGTAGAATACCTGCAACAACATTATTTTTAA
- a CDS encoding GNAT family N-acetyltransferase has product MYQYFNGLVIREGTDGVPAHYVEALFKDAGWARNTPSWQKEKFSLIFTNSTWAFTVWDQDKMIGMVRVISDKIMAANIMDLVVLSEYRGKGIGKKLVELCVSKLPHGDWFAHTSADNFKFYETCGFEVKDLTENGTCAYYGYIQARRDGHR; this is encoded by the coding sequence ATGTATCAGTATTTCAACGGCTTAGTCATTAGAGAAGGAACCGATGGAGTGCCAGCTCATTATGTGGAAGCATTATTTAAAGATGCCGGTTGGGCCAGAAACACACCTTCATGGCAGAAGGAAAAGTTCTCCTTGATATTCACGAACTCAACCTGGGCCTTCACTGTTTGGGATCAGGACAAGATGATTGGCATGGTCAGGGTCATATCAGACAAGATCATGGCTGCCAATATCATGGATCTTGTAGTTTTATCAGAATATCGAGGCAAGGGGATAGGGAAGAAACTGGTTGAACTCTGTGTAAGCAAATTACCGCATGGAGATTGGTTTGCCCATACATCTGCAGACAATTTCAAGTTCTATGAAACCTGTGGGTTTGAAGTGAAAGATTTAACTGAAAATGGCACATGCGCGTATTATGGTTATATTCAAGCTCGCAGGGATGGTCACCGATAA
- a CDS encoding SprT family zinc-dependent metalloprotease, translating to MDHTYSGKTIQFQLKYKNRQSIGIFLDSYGNIEVQAPKGTDEESVIRLLEKHWDGILQKSKEMKERLNGPQIKSYQHGEPFLYLGKSFPIEVLHTPDITKDSVTFSGDTLKIQVRELEEERIKQALKRFYYKRCKSMVESSIAKHQHHFKVKPRSVRISDSQKTWGTCDGRRQLTFNWKLAMAPQEVIDYVVVHEMCHMIHLNHDRSFWRLVGKIVPDYKEKEKWLASTNWKMTI from the coding sequence ATGGATCATACGTATTCAGGAAAGACGATTCAATTCCAGCTTAAATATAAAAACCGTCAATCCATCGGCATTTTTCTAGATAGCTATGGAAATATTGAAGTCCAAGCACCAAAAGGGACGGATGAAGAATCTGTCATTCGATTGCTGGAGAAACACTGGGATGGGATCCTGCAGAAATCGAAAGAGATGAAAGAGCGCTTAAATGGCCCTCAGATAAAGTCCTATCAGCATGGAGAACCTTTCTTGTATCTCGGAAAAAGCTTTCCCATTGAAGTTCTTCATACCCCTGACATCACGAAAGACTCTGTCACTTTTAGCGGGGATACGCTGAAAATCCAAGTCAGAGAGCTTGAAGAGGAACGGATAAAGCAGGCGTTGAAACGTTTTTACTACAAGAGGTGCAAGTCTATGGTAGAGAGCAGCATTGCTAAACATCAACACCATTTTAAGGTCAAGCCCCGGTCGGTACGCATTTCGGATAGTCAAAAGACATGGGGGACATGCGACGGTAGAAGGCAGCTGACCTTTAATTGGAAATTGGCCATGGCACCCCAGGAGGTCATCGATTATGTCGTTGTTCATGAGATGTGCCATATGATCCACCTCAACCATGATCGATCTTTCTGGAGGTTGGTAGGGAAGATTGTACCTGATTATAAAGAAAAAGAGAAATGGCTGGCAAGTACTAATTGGAAGATGACGATATAG